TGGCTTTATAATCGTTATTCAGGTCGTCAGTTTAACGGCATTATGGCTATCTACTCTGGTCACTGCTTTGTCGCCATTATTGCTATTCCATTCACCATTGCATTGGCTGTTTTAATGTGTGAAGTCTGGCCTTTTGCTCAGGCGGGTATTACTAAAATGGCGCTCGTTATTCATGATTCTGGTGCTTTTGGTGCGCTGATTTATGGATTCTTAGAACGTATTCTTATCCCAACGGGATTACATCATTTAGTCTATACCCCATTCTTGTATACCGAATTAGGTGGTGTTGCTGATGTTTGTGGCACAACTTACCAAGGTGCAAGAAATATCTACTTTGCTGAAATGGCGTGCCCGGAAGTTAAACAACTCAGTAGCACTGTGATTTGGGATGCGCGCGGTATTGCTAAAATGTTCGGCTTAACTGCCGCGGCTGCTGCCATGATCTCTGTGGCTAAAAAAGAGAAAAAGCAGATGGCCAAGGCAATTTTAATTCCTGCGGCTGCGACCTCTTTCTTACTTGGTGTAACAGAGCCTCTTGAGTTTTCCTTCCTATTTGTTGCCCCAGTTTTATTTTTAGTTCACGCCGTATTAACCGGTATTGGCATGATGTTGTTCTACCTATTAGGTGTTCATGCAATTGGTGCGAACGGTGTCATTGATTTCATTCTATATAACTTGCCGTTAGGCACTGAAAAATCAAATTGGCCTATGTATATCGTGGTGGGTTTGATTATGTCAGTTCTCTATTTCGTTATCTTTAGGACCTTGATTTTAAAACTCAATCTTAAAACACCAGGTCGTGAAGATGATGATGAAGAGACGCGTTTATATAGCAAAGAAGATTACAAGAAAAAAGCAGAATCAGTCACTGCCTCTGAACAAATTACTCAAAATATCAATGAATTAGGTGAGGAGATTA
This genomic stretch from Proteus vulgaris harbors:
- the ptsG_3 gene encoding PTS system, EIIBC component, coding for MKKLINALQAFGKSLYGPVLILPIVGLYIALGNVFGNGNLAEYIPFLNHPIIQSIGQLLAKSSVAILINLALIFAVGIPVGLAKKDKGYAGLIGLVVFVIFTNAMNITLTLQGKLVSVEEMRAAGQGMVLGVQVLEMGVFAGILTGAISGWLYNRYSGRQFNGIMAIYSGHCFVAIIAIPFTIALAVLMCEVWPFAQAGITKMALVIHDSGAFGALIYGFLERILIPTGLHHLVYTPFLYTELGGVADVCGTTYQGARNIYFAEMACPEVKQLSSTVIWDARGIAKMFGLTAAAAAMISVAKKEKKQMAKAILIPAAATSFLLGVTEPLEFSFLFVAPVLFLVHAVLTGIGMMLFYLLGVHAIGANGVIDFILYNLPLGTEKSNWPMYIVVGLIMSVLYFVIFRTLILKLNLKTPGREDDDEETRLYSKEDYKKKAESVTASEQITQNINELGEEIIEGLGGRDNIEVVDNCYTRLRVIVKNVDVIHEDLLKKNRC